A stretch of the Pseudomonadota bacterium genome encodes the following:
- a CDS encoding winged helix-turn-helix domain-containing protein — translation MKNQIGLDAGKVWKQLETEGTMTTGALKKAVDLTPFALYAAIGWLAREDNIVVSRTANQIKISLK, via the coding sequence ATGAAAAATCAAATTGGTCTGGATGCCGGCAAGGTTTGGAAACAGTTGGAAACTGAAGGAACAATGACCACTGGGGCGCTGAAAAAAGCTGTCGATTTGACGCCGTTCGCGCTCTACGCGGCCATCGGCTGGCTGGCCCGTGAAGATAACATTGTTGTTTCCCGTACCGCGAACCAGATTAAGATTAGCCTCAAGTAG